A stretch of Methanosphaerula palustris E1-9c DNA encodes these proteins:
- a CDS encoding transposase: MLYRQMEGFTRHLLAFLPALYDSDYSTLFRRTQRMDITIPVNTAMLSRDLVVVVDYIGLKITNRGEWMLEKWKVCRGWIRVHARIDAETNQAEGW; encoded by the coding sequence ATGCTCTATCGTCAGATGGAAGGATTCACCCGTCATCTTTTGGCCTTCCTTCCTGCACTATATGATTCAGATTACTCGACGCTCTTTCGACGTACTCAACGCATGGATATTACCATTCCAGTGAATACTGCGATGCTCTCCAGGGATCTCGTTGTGGTTGTAGACTATATCGGTCTGAAAATAACCAATCGCGGAGAATGGATGCTTGAGAAGTGGAAAGTCTGCCGCGGTTGGATCAGGGTTCATGCCAGGATCGATGCCGAGACCAACCAGGCAGAGGGGTGGTAA
- the rhuM gene encoding RhuM family protein, which translates to MSGSLLYQTEGGETRVQVSLFEGTVWLTQRLIAEVYQKSIRMIDEHIKNIYEERELDPQATIRKFRIVQSEGDRQVECLVDFSTLAVILAVGYRVRSHRGTPFRQWATKHLREYVVKGFVLDDERLKEARDYFDELLKRIRDIRASERRFYQKIADISATSVDYDPKDPMTLEFFRTVQNRMHRTIHGHTPAETISLRADARKPHMGLSTWKQGPKGRIHRTEVGVAKNTL; encoded by the coding sequence GTGTCTGGGTCTCTTCTCTACCAGACCGAAGGAGGTGAGACCCGTGTCCAGGTCAGCCTCTTCGAGGGGACGGTCTGGCTGACGCAGCGGTTGATCGCCGAGGTGTATCAGAAATCGATCAGGATGATCGACGAACATATCAAGAACATCTATGAAGAGCGAGAACTCGACCCCCAGGCAACTATTCGGAAATTCCGAATAGTTCAATCGGAAGGGGATCGCCAGGTCGAGTGTCTGGTCGACTTCTCCACCCTCGCTGTGATCCTCGCCGTGGGCTACCGGGTGCGGTCGCACAGGGGGACTCCATTTCGGCAGTGGGCGACGAAGCACCTGCGGGAATATGTGGTGAAGGGTTTTGTCCTTGATGATGAGCGCCTGAAGGAGGCGAGGGACTACTTCGATGAACTTCTGAAGCGGATCCGTGACATCCGGGCGTCGGAGCGGCGGTTCTACCAGAAGATTGCTGATATCTCTGCGACGAGCGTCGACTATGATCCGAAGGACCCGATGACACTTGAATTCTTCAGGACGGTGCAGAACAGGATGCACCGGACGATCCACGGGCATACGCCGGCTGAAACGATCTCCCTCCGGGCTGATGCGAGGAAGCCGCACATGGGGTTGTCGACCTGGAAGCAGGGGCCGAAAGGACGGATCCACAGGACCGAGGTGGGGGTTGCGAAGAACACCCTCTGA
- a CDS encoding PDDEXK nuclease domain-containing protein has translation MSLSDSTRQTIKDPCIFDFLSLGPEASELEVHQSLLVNLGDLLLELGTGFAFLGSEYRLEVGGQEYYLDLLFYQARLHSYVIIELKVGAFRPKYSGKPNFYLLVVDDRLRDPAVDQPCSGILLCRETNRVIAEYALRDMTKPMAVTTYLTRSLPEAMRDVLPAVEVIEKSFVNATLTGRYGICVKSDMEGRYNIEKGEK, from the coding sequence ATATCTCTATCAGATTCAACCCGGCAGACGATCAAGGACCCGTGCATCTTCGACTTTCTCTCCCTCGGTCCCGAGGCCTCCGAACTGGAGGTCCACCAGTCGCTCCTCGTCAACCTCGGCGACCTCCTTCTAGAGCTCGGCACGGGCTTCGCCTTCCTCGGCAGCGAGTACCGGCTCGAAGTCGGGGGGCAGGAGTACTACCTCGACCTGCTCTTCTACCAGGCCCGGCTCCACAGCTATGTGATCATCGAGCTGAAGGTCGGCGCCTTCAGGCCGAAGTACTCGGGCAAACCGAACTTCTACCTCTTGGTGGTCGACGACCGCCTCCGTGATCCAGCTGTCGACCAGCCGTGCAGCGGGATCCTTCTATGCCGGGAGACGAACCGGGTGATCGCCGAGTATGCCCTCCGGGATATGACGAAGCCGATGGCGGTGACGACCTACCTGACGCGATCGCTGCCGGAAGCGATGCGTGATGTGCTGCCGGCAGTTGAGGTGATTGAGAAGAGTTTCGTGAACGCGACGCTCACCGGAAGGTATGGCATCTGCGTTAAATCGGACATGGAGGGGCGGTACAATATCGAGAAAGGTGAGAAGTAA
- a CDS encoding TetR/AcrR family transcriptional regulator: MPKLFPGYKDEIKKKIANEAFAIFLEKGFEKTMMDDIAARLGVTKPALYRYYKNKEELFIASMGDTMLGGYRMIFATSFASDDPITGAGNFFDALLVISSKYSVIRKDLEYIISRNPSLHQEIAGMYGESLVVMRDVFQEHKRKGKIHTTMEETDLAFLCGVVAQGLINNVDMGLDPAEAKRLWLLCFTKLSDAG; this comes from the coding sequence ATGCCCAAACTGTTTCCAGGGTACAAAGACGAAATCAAGAAAAAGATCGCAAACGAGGCATTCGCGATATTCCTTGAGAAAGGTTTTGAAAAGACTATGATGGACGATATAGCTGCTCGGCTTGGGGTGACAAAGCCGGCACTCTACCGTTACTACAAAAACAAGGAGGAACTTTTCATCGCTTCAATGGGCGATACGATGTTGGGAGGATACAGGATGATATTTGCCACTTCCTTTGCATCGGACGACCCGATTACCGGCGCCGGAAATTTTTTCGATGCCCTTCTTGTGATCAGCAGTAAATATTCAGTTATCAGGAAGGATTTGGAATATATTATTTCCCGGAATCCATCCCTCCATCAAGAAATCGCGGGAATGTATGGGGAAAGCCTTGTGGTTATGCGGGATGTTTTCCAAGAGCATAAACGAAAGGGAAAGATCCATACCACCATGGAAGAAACAGATCTTGCTTTTCTCTGCGGCGTTGTTGCGCAGGGTCTGATTAATAATGTGGACATGGGACTGGACCCTGCTGAAGCAAAACGATTGTGGCTTCTCTGTTTTACAAAACTTTCGGACGCCGGTTAA
- a CDS encoding ATP-binding cassette domain-containing protein: protein MKNNPILAVEAHGLVKTFGDNRAVDGVSLSIPTGSICAVLGPNGAGKTTTINMLATLSKPDAGKVKIFGYDVVRETHIVRQLIGLTGQFASIDEDLTAMENLMIFGRLYGYSRKESKRKANELLEEFGLSDVASRALSKFSGGMRRRLDLAVSLISQPPLIFLDEPTTGLDPTTRTQMWQTIRNLVKGGSTVLLTTQYLDEADQLADNIVVIDKGRVVANDTPDGLKRSVGSSSLHLTVKDADNAANAAQIIERILDAKVHLAKATELIAPIDNIDKLTDVLTTLKDAGIALSGVNILQPTLDEVFMALTGEGSKDKMEEN from the coding sequence ATGAAAAATAACCCAATTTTAGCAGTTGAAGCTCACGGCTTGGTAAAGACTTTTGGTGATAACAGGGCTGTTGATGGAGTGAGTCTGAGTATCCCGACAGGTAGTATCTGCGCTGTACTGGGGCCGAACGGTGCAGGAAAAACTACTACAATAAACATGCTTGCCACGTTGTCAAAACCGGATGCGGGGAAAGTAAAAATATTTGGTTATGATGTTGTGCGTGAAACTCATATTGTGCGTCAACTGATCGGGTTGACAGGGCAATTCGCCTCTATCGACGAGGATCTAACTGCCATGGAAAATCTCATGATTTTCGGTAGATTGTATGGATATTCTCGCAAAGAATCTAAGCGCAAAGCGAATGAACTCCTGGAAGAGTTTGGGCTTAGCGATGTGGCGAGCCGGGCATTGTCAAAGTTTTCCGGCGGTATGCGGCGCAGACTTGACCTCGCGGTAAGTCTGATCTCCCAGCCGCCGCTGATCTTCCTTGACGAGCCGACAACAGGGCTTGATCCAACGACTCGGACGCAGATGTGGCAGACAATACGCAATCTTGTAAAAGGCGGCTCGACGGTACTGCTGACGACACAATATCTTGATGAAGCCGATCAACTTGCCGACAACATTGTTGTAATCGACAAGGGACGAGTCGTTGCGAACGATACACCCGACGGATTGAAACGCTCCGTGGGAAGCAGTTCGTTGCACTTGACCGTCAAAGACGCAGATAACGCCGCCAACGCGGCGCAGATCATCGAGCGCATACTCGATGCGAAGGTCCATCTTGCGAAAGCAACTGAGTTGATCGCACCGATCGACAACATCGACAAACTGACCGATGTGTTAACGACGCTGAAAGATGCCGGAATAGCGTTGTCCGGGGTAAACATCCTGCAACCTACACTTGATGAGGTGTTCATGGCGCTGACAGGTGAGGGTTCCAAAGATAAAATGGAGGAAAATTAA
- a CDS encoding ABC transporter permease has translation MTNITIIPAAERKLKNRIGVGTTIRNTCTLAYRSLLKMFKNPEIFVDFVVLPVMFTLLFAFLFGGAISGNILNYLPIVIPGVLLMTSFTNCTTAGTKLREDVDKGTTTRFKSMPIARIAPLAGSLTADLVRYVMGGTTVFVMGYILGYRPEAGIPAVIFSILFMMLVAWCLSWVFAFISMCTKTISTASAIGVIVMFPLVFLSNAFVPAETMSSWLQYFVLHINPLSHVIMVVRQMLTYGTIGADFWSALFGTMVILVVFIPLTVYAYERKA, from the coding sequence ATGACTAATATAACCATCATACCCGCCGCCGAGCGCAAACTGAAAAATCGAATCGGTGTTGGCACCACAATCAGAAACACCTGCACGCTCGCGTATCGGTCGCTCTTAAAAATGTTCAAAAATCCCGAAATATTTGTGGATTTCGTAGTTTTACCGGTTATGTTCACGTTGCTTTTCGCCTTTTTATTCGGGGGAGCGATTTCGGGCAACATCCTGAACTATCTGCCGATTGTTATCCCCGGCGTTTTGCTGATGACATCTTTCACCAATTGTACCACCGCGGGTACTAAACTGCGCGAGGATGTGGACAAAGGCACAACAACCCGTTTTAAATCCATGCCGATTGCGCGAATTGCTCCGTTAGCAGGGAGTTTGACTGCCGACCTTGTACGATACGTAATGGGGGGGACGACCGTTTTCGTTATGGGATATATTCTCGGTTACAGACCCGAAGCAGGCATTCCAGCGGTCATTTTCAGCATACTTTTCATGATGCTCGTTGCCTGGTGTCTGAGCTGGGTGTTTGCGTTCATCAGTATGTGCACAAAGACAATTTCGACCGCGTCTGCGATTGGTGTAATAGTAATGTTCCCGTTAGTATTCCTGTCGAACGCTTTTGTTCCGGCCGAAACGATGTCGAGCTGGCTGCAATATTTTGTCCTGCATATAAACCCACTCTCCCACGTCATAATGGTGGTGCGGCAGATGTTGACTTATGGCACGATAGGCGCGGATTTTTGGTCCGCATTATTCGGCACTATGGTGATACTCGTCGTATTCATTCCGCTGACAGTTTATGCGTATGAGCGCAAGGCGTAA
- a CDS encoding winged helix-turn-helix transcriptional regulator, with translation MTDRGRTLLPIIEAMIEWGGKYLPEEGDGQ, from the coding sequence CTGACTGATCGGGGAAGGACGCTCCTTCCGATTATCGAGGCGATGATTGAGTGGGGCGGGAAGTACCTTCCGGAGGAGGGGGACGGGCAGTGA
- a CDS encoding winged helix-turn-helix transcriptional regulator, whose product MDSAVEIIGNKGNLVIIWHLRSGLLRFTELQNRMCQVNSKTITKHLRGLEGHGIILR is encoded by the coding sequence ATCGACAGCGCTGTCGAAATCATCGGGAACAAGGGAAATCTGGTCATTATCTGGCACCTCCGTTCCGGACTGCTCCGGTTCACGGAACTCCAGAACCGGATGTGCCAGGTGAATTCCAAGACCATCACTAAGCACCTCAGGGGTCTCGAGGGGCACGGTATAATCTTACGGTAG
- a CDS encoding 4Fe-4S dicluster domain-containing protein, which produces MTITVDPETCTRCGICSDVCLRQIIVPAENGELPHLEEGKSTMCISCGQCEVYCPTGAITQDFATSGGRTRTDLTASEKILSVPLGTFIRNRRSIRTCPGGNHRSHP; this is translated from the coding sequence ATGACGATAACAGTTGATCCAGAAACCTGCACCCGGTGCGGAATATGTTCCGATGTCTGCTTGAGGCAGATCATCGTGCCGGCAGAAAATGGAGAACTCCCTCACTTGGAGGAAGGAAAATCCACGATGTGCATATCCTGCGGGCAGTGCGAAGTCTACTGCCCGACGGGTGCGATAACGCAGGATTTCGCGACCTCCGGAGGCAGAACCAGAACAGACCTGACTGCCTCCGAAAAGATCCTCTCAGTACCCCTTGGCACATTCATCCGAAACCGGCGTTCGATCCGAACCTGTCCCGGTGGAAACCATAGAAGCCATCCTTGA
- a CDS encoding nitroreductase family protein, translating into METIEAILDIARYAPSAMNSQPVGWIVIGDPEDVQKVAGLTVDCMRELMNTDHPLSAYAPRFVAGWDAGTDVICHRAPHLLVAHVPADNPQASNDAIIALTHVDIAAPAFGLGTCWAGVVAMASFSYKPLQDFLSIPKERVPAYAMMLGYPKYKPHQIPGRKPLQVTWKSTPGGNKK; encoded by the coding sequence GTGGAAACCATAGAAGCCATCCTTGATATCGCCAGGTATGCGCCCAGCGCGATGAATAGTCAGCCGGTCGGGTGGATTGTCATCGGTGATCCAGAAGATGTCCAGAAGGTCGCCGGCCTGACGGTGGACTGTATGCGTGAACTCATGAATACCGACCATCCCCTGAGTGCCTATGCACCCCGGTTCGTCGCGGGCTGGGATGCTGGTACCGATGTAATTTGCCACAGAGCCCCACACCTGCTGGTAGCCCACGTCCCGGCGGACAACCCCCAGGCGTCCAACGATGCCATCATCGCGCTCACACACGTCGACATCGCGGCGCCTGCATTCGGTCTCGGGACCTGCTGGGCGGGTGTCGTCGCGATGGCGTCCTTTTCCTACAAGCCGCTTCAGGACTTCCTCTCTATTCCGAAAGAACGGGTGCCCGCGTACGCGATGATGCTGGGATATCCGAAGTACAAACCTCACCAGATTCCAGGGAGAAAACCTTTACAGGTCACGTGGAAATCAACCCCTGGAGGAAACAAGAAATGA
- a CDS encoding flavodoxin family protein gives MTKVVAFNGSPRKDGNTSILIGHIFDELEKEGIETELVQIGVEAFRGCMACMKCQEKKDGHCVFNDDIVNSCIDKMVEADGIILGSPVYLADVTAGMKGLIERAAFVSAANGRTLFQHKAGAVVVAVRRAGAMRTLDTMLHFLLATGMIVSDFGVIGVGLNPGDVDKDPEGIASAERAGKNMAWLLKTMKKGTC, from the coding sequence ATGACAAAAGTAGTTGCATTCAACGGGAGTCCCAGGAAAGACGGGAACACCTCCATTCTCATTGGGCATATCTTTGATGAGCTGGAGAAAGAGGGGATCGAGACGGAACTTGTGCAGATCGGGGTCGAAGCCTTCCGGGGATGCATGGCCTGCATGAAATGTCAAGAGAAGAAGGACGGGCATTGTGTCTTCAACGACGACATCGTCAATAGCTGCATCGACAAGATGGTGGAGGCTGATGGGATCATTCTCGGTTCGCCCGTGTACCTCGCGGATGTCACCGCCGGCATGAAGGGCCTCATTGAACGGGCGGCCTTTGTATCGGCTGCAAACGGTAGAACTCTCTTCCAGCACAAAGCCGGAGCGGTGGTTGTGGCCGTCCGGAGAGCCGGAGCGATGAGGACACTGGATACCATGCTCCACTTCCTCCTCGCAACGGGGATGATTGTGTCGGATTTCGGTGTCATAGGAGTCGGGCTGAACCCCGGCGATGTGGACAAGGACCCGGAAGGAATCGCTAGTGCGGAAAGGGCCGGAAAAAATATGGCCTGGCTCCTCAAAACGATGAAGAAAGGAACATGCTGA
- a CDS encoding flavodoxin family protein, translating into MTNVIAINGSPRKKWNTATMLEHALKGAESVGAETELVHLYDLDYTGCTSCFACKTLGGKSYGRCAVKDGLKPLLEKIENNADAIILGSPIYLVSDTGMMRSFLERLIFPYLTYTPEHGTLFPRKIPTGFIYTMNVSEEQAKEYGFPLHFAMNSNFLDMVFGHSEYLCAYDTYQFKDYSKVFCTLFDEKKKAEHKKTVFPQDCKKAYELGARLGKE; encoded by the coding sequence ATGACAAACGTTATCGCAATCAACGGAAGCCCGCGAAAGAAATGGAATACGGCAACGATGCTTGAACACGCCCTGAAAGGGGCGGAATCGGTGGGCGCAGAGACCGAACTGGTCCACTTGTACGATCTGGACTACACGGGGTGCACCAGCTGTTTTGCCTGCAAAACGCTGGGCGGGAAGAGTTACGGACGGTGTGCGGTAAAAGATGGTCTCAAACCCCTGCTTGAAAAAATCGAAAACAACGCGGACGCGATCATCCTCGGGTCGCCGATCTATCTCGTTTCGGATACCGGGATGATGCGGTCCTTTCTGGAACGGCTGATATTCCCCTATCTCACGTACACCCCCGAGCATGGCACCCTGTTCCCCCGGAAGATCCCGACGGGGTTCATCTATACCATGAATGTCTCTGAAGAACAGGCAAAAGAGTACGGGTTTCCCCTCCACTTCGCCATGAACAGCAATTTCCTTGACATGGTCTTTGGCCATTCGGAGTATCTCTGTGCGTACGACACGTACCAGTTCAAGGACTATTCAAAGGTGTTCTGCACGTTGTTCGATGAAAAGAAAAAAGCAGAGCACAAAAAGACCGTATTCCCGCAGGACTGCAAAAAGGCCTACGAACTCGGGGCACGGCTGGGGAAGGAATAA